The proteins below are encoded in one region of Vibrio sp. ED004:
- the ilvA gene encoding threonine ammonia-lyase, biosynthetic has protein sequence MSDDTVSPVKQTGADYLRQILRAPVYEAAIVTPLQEMPRLSTRIGNQVQLKREDRQPVHSFKLRGAYNMVSSLSEQQKAAGVIAASAGNHAQGMALSGSKLGIQTTIVMPKTTPDIKVDAVRGFGGNVVLHGSNFDEAKAEAERLSAEHGYTFVPPFDHPLVIAGQGTMGMEMLQQNGHMDYIFVPVGGGGLAAGVAVLVKQLMPEIKVIAVEPEDSSCLKAALDAGEPVVLDQVSMFADGVAVKRIGEETFRLCQQYIDGHIAVSSDEICSAVKDIFEDTRAIAEPSGALALAGLKKFAEQNQLQGKQLATVLSGANTNFHGLRYVSERCELGEKREGLLAVTIPERQGAFLEFCNIIGGRAVTEFNYRHNDESLANIFVGVRLQGGQEELEHIINDLRDGGYPVVDLSDDEMAKLHIRYMIGGKPSKPLKERLYSFEFPEYPGALIKFLDTLGTHWNISLFNYRNHGADYGRVLCGFELGDDDLAQFSTHLRELGYQCKDETDNPSYKFFLS, from the coding sequence ACGGTCAGTCCCGTAAAACAAACTGGCGCAGATTACCTGCGTCAGATCCTGAGAGCGCCAGTTTACGAAGCGGCAATAGTGACTCCTCTGCAAGAGATGCCTCGCTTAAGTACTCGTATTGGTAATCAGGTTCAGCTAAAGCGAGAAGACCGTCAGCCGGTCCACTCGTTCAAGCTACGTGGTGCCTACAACATGGTATCAAGCCTTTCAGAGCAACAGAAAGCTGCCGGTGTGATTGCTGCATCGGCGGGTAACCACGCTCAAGGTATGGCGCTGTCCGGTTCTAAACTTGGTATTCAAACCACGATTGTGATGCCGAAAACCACACCAGACATCAAGGTTGATGCGGTACGTGGCTTTGGCGGTAACGTGGTTCTGCACGGCAGCAACTTTGATGAAGCTAAGGCAGAGGCTGAACGCCTTTCTGCTGAACACGGCTACACCTTTGTACCTCCATTCGATCACCCATTAGTGATCGCTGGGCAAGGTACCATGGGTATGGAGATGCTTCAGCAGAATGGTCACATGGATTATATCTTTGTGCCTGTCGGTGGTGGTGGCTTAGCTGCGGGTGTTGCTGTACTGGTTAAACAGTTGATGCCAGAAATCAAAGTCATCGCGGTTGAACCAGAAGACTCATCTTGCTTGAAAGCAGCGCTGGATGCTGGTGAACCAGTGGTTCTTGACCAAGTCAGTATGTTTGCCGATGGCGTCGCGGTTAAGCGCATTGGTGAAGAGACATTCCGCTTATGTCAGCAGTACATTGATGGCCACATTGCGGTGTCTAGCGATGAGATCTGCTCGGCGGTGAAAGACATCTTTGAAGATACTCGTGCGATTGCTGAACCTTCGGGAGCGCTTGCTCTGGCTGGCTTGAAAAAGTTTGCTGAGCAGAACCAACTGCAAGGCAAGCAACTGGCGACGGTACTGTCTGGTGCTAACACCAACTTCCACGGTCTGCGCTATGTGTCTGAACGTTGTGAACTAGGTGAGAAACGCGAAGGTTTGCTTGCGGTGACTATCCCTGAGCGACAAGGTGCGTTCCTAGAGTTCTGCAATATTATTGGCGGCCGAGCGGTGACGGAGTTTAACTACCGCCACAACGACGAAAGCCTAGCGAATATCTTCGTTGGTGTGCGTCTGCAAGGTGGTCAGGAAGAGCTTGAGCACATCATCAATGACCTGCGTGACGGCGGCTACCCGGTCGTCGACCTTTCTGATGATGAGATGGCAAAACTGCACATTCGTTACATGATTGGCGGCAAACCATCAAAACCATTGAAAGAACGCCTATACAGCTTTGAGTTTCCGGAATACCCAGGTGCCTTGATTAAGTTCCTTGATACCTTAGGTACCCACTGGAACATAAGCCTGTTCAACTATCGTAACCACGGTGCCGATTATGGTCGCGTATTGTGTGGCTTCGAACTTGGCGATGATGATTTAGCTCAGTTCTCAACACATTTACGAGAGCTTGGTTATCAGTGTAAAGATGAAACCGATAACCCTTCTTACAAGTTCTTCTTGTCTTAA